GGAACTCTATCAGGCACATGCCAACGGTACATTGGAAGAAGCGTTTGGCACAGGCACAGCCGCCGTTATATCACCGATTGGCGAATTGAATTGGCAAGACAAGAAAATGGTGGTCAACAACGGGGAAACAGGCAGCCTGACAAAGGAATTGTATGATACGTTGACGGGAATCCAAAATGGCAGCGTGAGCGATCCATTTGGTTGGATTGTAGAAGTAAAATAGGTACGAATAAACACGAATTTTTGTAAAATCCTTATTGTATTTTAAGCGTTGTTTGGGGATGGAGAGATACATGCGCGACTGGATGCATGTATCTCTCCATCTCTTTTATTGTTGAAATTTGATGTCCAATTTTATTGTATTTAACAGCATTACTGTAGTATTCATGCAACGTTACTGAAATCTTTGGCTATACATGTCTTTTGCATGCTCTGTAGACAAAAAATCGCCGCGCATGGCTTTTAAGGCGAATGTTTCTTCACTGATTTCCTGGGCGGTTCGGACTCCAAACCTTCTAAGGAGAGATAAGGGTGGGCACCAACCTTTTATTGCATGCTGCAGTAAAAAATATCCGGCGATTCCGGATGCCAACTGCCAACGCTTTTTTCTCAGACCTAAAAGGGCACCTATCGTGACGACACTTGCAGCACTTACTTCAAATGCTCGTTC
Above is a window of Fodinisporobacter ferrooxydans DNA encoding:
- a CDS encoding YgaP-like transmembrane domain yields the protein MSILPPSFIHSGDPADDEINERIREKTRSNLYFYAGKNDQEIARRIQELEHEWSIERAFEVSAASVVTIGALLGLRKKRWQLASGIAGYFLLQHAIKGWCPPLSLLRRFGVRTAQEISEETFALKAMRGDFLSTEHAKDMYSQRFQ